In one Rhopalosiphum padi isolate XX-2018 chromosome 3, ASM2088224v1, whole genome shotgun sequence genomic region, the following are encoded:
- the LOC132927740 gene encoding uncharacterized protein LOC132927740: MRTFGAYVVSLFHVFTVTNTGSFLNLQGINDCFERVAIGKRLNSSDVTKTISTTNIKQCSNECERMLCNAYSYGLNGNGNGTCLLGLDLPKSGPYDDPEYDLFMKILQCRDRTTCFIKLVGGRRLTDKYIQRTLPADSKGDCELYCEYEKEFRCEGFNFRYDMKLDSYSSCQLSSVPSDKLDLSSDFQSDVEYDFFEKNVNASPSCRYTELASPYGQRRKWSGSEQDLWQDLNPQWQQGNEVGYGGADKVFYDQLKPGVQELFSGGGGGGGGGVSLIRPTDLYNNDVRFLLNNIQPTLAPTEVNRLPASINECFIKARTGHHLQQDNIIKSTNAPSLYGCETMCANEQTFTCNVFSYRYSYTSSMDNCHLGDKMLRQLDIFQDLVPDRDCDVFARNELSQPGCQPAKNWDTDCFERIRSGITLEVSIVKFSVQTENLHECELICLHVKHFTCRVFSFRRGPPVTGKWSDNCYLTDYPVLDMDPVKHFVEDSNCDVYNRGSYGRGCELDKVLPQSGWPLVPGQDLTPTVLTTYRPQYGVPPPLNPSSYGPKYGPPPSPPLQFFPMVPSESPSPSPSPSPSPSPPPQYYPVGPQSSPSPPPQYFPPPTTLSPPSGYYPVTPTVFHTTTRPTGTYVPSMPPTTFFQMPGEYTPVSTRPTNGESGVPGGVHNLFNLYGQNPTQVPTVYGVAKKLCYINFGGTARLLPSAIKKSMTVESEYQCKMECNKARENQYFRCSTLSYFGGYCELSDIEMRDLKPNQHFSLDQQFVLYTWDFSEVHCFSSPAAKYPTANDFPGGLEWTWMRFTVNGQPCRPGSYCTENVNMGIWSCPVDQGDWDYCCRPDHKCGYSEGVSYPWCHVGKSTDQWRPCSDKYFPSTDGPPQTWPMTYIHHTGPPIGQTPSSPPPHHGVNNNSNNHNGQNNSTQTEVKHEQSLVDKFLSIFTSSSTDVSSNVVSSPEPVAEAATATSKVAKNDLDLLPGFRVVDVTDKPQSTSGLYSYHENNYNSNRLRNRFLMKRPSVYV; encoded by the exons attGTTTCGAGAGGGTGGCCATTGGAAAACGTTTAAATAGTTCAGATGTGACTAAAACAATATCCACCACAAACATAAAACAATGCAGTAACGAATGCGAACGAATGTTGTGCAACGCATACAGTTATGG ATTAAACGGAAATGGAAATGGCACTTGTCTACTTGGTTTAGATCTACCAAAATCAGGACCGTACGATGATCCGGAGTACGATCTTTTCATGAAAATATTGCAATGTAGAGATAGAACAA CGTGTTTCATTAAGCTTGTGGGAGGCCGTCGACTGACCGATAAATACATTCAAAGAACCCTGCCAGCTGATTCAAAAGGCGATTGTGAACTATATTGTGAATACGAAAAAGAATTTCGTTGTGAAGGATTTAACTTCag ATACGACATGAAGTTAGATTCCTATAGTAGTTGCCAACTATCATCCGTACCTTCCGACAAACTAGACCTATCCTCGGACTTCCAATCGGACGTGGAGTATGACTTTTTCGAAAAAAACGTAAATGCGTCGCCTAGCTGTCGATACACGGAGCTGGCCAGTCCGTATGGGCAAAGGCGTAAATGGAGTGGGTCCGAACAGGACCTATGGCAAGATCTCAATCCACAGTGGCAACAAGGCAATGAAGTGGGATATGGTGGTGCCGACAAAGTGTTCTATGACCAGTTGAAACCAGGCGTGCAAGAACTTTTCAGTGGTGGAGGaggtggtggtggcggcggcgtgtCTTTAATTAGACCAACCGACCTGTATAACAATGATGTCCGGtttttgttgaataatatacaacCAACGTTGGCACCAACGGAAGTTAATCGACTTCCAGCATCGATTAATG AATGTTTCATAAAAGCCAGAACGGGACACCATTTACAgcaagacaatattataaaatcaactaaTGCCCCGTCTCTTTACGGCTGTGAGACCATGTGCGCTAATGAACAGACATTCACATGCAATGTATTCAGTTACag atATAGTTATACGTCTTCTATGGACAATTGTCATTTGGGCGATAAAATGCTTAGGCAATTGGATATTTTCCAAGATTTAGTCCCAGATAGAGATTGTGACGTATTTGCACGAAATGAACTTAGCCAGCCTGGATGTCAACCTGCAAAAAACTGGGATACTG ATTGTTTTGAACGAATTCGGAGCGGTATAACGTTGGAAGTTTCCATAGTGAAATTCTCAGTGCAGACGGAGAACTTGCACGAGTGTGAACTCATTTGCCTCCACGTAAAACACTTCACTTGCCGAGTATTCAGCTTTCG CCGTGGACCACCCGTTACTGGTAAATGGTCAGACAACTGTTACCTGACCGATTACCCAGTACTCGACATGGACCCGGTTAAACATTTTGTCGAAGATTCCAATTGTGATGTCTACAACCGTGGTAGTTACGGTCGTGGGTGTGAACTGGACAAGGTCCTGCCTCAATCCGGGTGGCCTTTGGTCCCTGGACAAGATCTGACGCCCACCGTGCTCACCACGTACCGGCCACAGTATGGTGTGCCTCCTCCGCTGAATCCGTCATCATACGGTCCAAAGTATGGTCCACCACCATCACCCCCACTACAATTCTTCCCCATGGTACCATCGGAGTCGCCGTCACCATCACCGTCGCCATCGCCatcaccatcaccaccaccacAGTATTATCCTGTTGGTCCTCAATCGTCACCATCACCACCACCTCAGTACTTTCCTCCACCAACAACTCTATCACCGCCATCCGGGTATTATCCCGTCACGCCGACTGTCTTCCATACAACTACAAGACCCACGGGTACTTATGTGCCATCTATGCCACCAACCACATTCTTCCAGATGCCGGGAGAATACACTCCTGTGTCTACCAGGCCCACCAACGGCGAGTCTGGAGTTCCGGGAGGTGTGCACAACTTGTTCAATCTGTATGGACAGAACCCTACCCAAGTGCCAACTGTCTACGGGGTGGCCAAAAAGC TGTGTTACATTAATTTTGGAGGTACTGCCAGACTGTTGCCATCGGCCATCAAAAAGTCTATGACCGTCGAGTCAGAATACCAATGTAAAATGGAGTGCAACAAAGCCAGGGAAAACCAATATTTTCGGTGTTCTACACTCAGCTACTT TGGAGGTTATTGCGAGTTGAGTGACATCGAGATGAGAGATTTGAAACCAAATCAACATTTTAGTCTAGACCAACAATTCGTGTTGTACACATGGGATTTCAGTGAAGTCCATTGCTTTAGCTCTCCCGCAGCCAAATACCCTACGGCCAATGACT ttCCGGGTGGATTAGAGTGGACATGGATGAGATTCACCGTAAATGGACAACCGTGTAGACCTGGTTCGTACTGCACCGAAAATGTCAACATGGGAATATGGTCTTGCCCGGTTGATCAAGGAGATTGGGATTACTGTTGTCGGCCTGATCATAAATGTGGCTATTCCGAAGGGGTCAGTTATCCATG GTGTCACGTGGGAAAATCCACGGATCAGTGGCGACCGTGTAGCGATAAATATTTCCCTTCTACAGACGGGCCCCCGCAAACTTGGCCGATGACGTACATCCATCACACGGGTCCACCAATCGGTCAGACTCCTTCCAGTCCTCCGCCACACCACGGTGTCAATAACAACAGCAATAATCACAACGGACAAAACAACAGCACGCAAACTGAAGTAAAACACGAACAGTCGCTGGTAGATAAATTTTTGTCGATATTCACGTCCTCGTCGACGGATGTCAGCAGTAATGTAGTCTCGTCACCCGAACCTGTCGCCGAGGCCGCCACCGCCACATCGAAAGTTGCCAAAAACGACCTTGATCTGTTGCCTGGTTTTAGGGTGGTGGACGTCACTGACAAGCCCCAGTCAACTAGTGGACTGTACTCATACCACGAAAACAATTACAACAGCAATCGTCTCCGGAACAGATTCTTAATGAAAAGACCGTCCGTATACGTTTAA